A genomic region of Oncorhynchus mykiss isolate Arlee chromosome 16, USDA_OmykA_1.1, whole genome shotgun sequence contains the following coding sequences:
- the LOC110491116 gene encoding collagen alpha-1(II) chain, whose protein sequence is MFSFVDSRTVLLLVASQVVLLSIVRCQEEDDHVVIGAKGQKGEPGEIADVVGANGPAGPMGPSGEQGPRGSAGAKGDKGNVGPRGRDGEPGTPGNPGPPGPPGPNGPAGLGGNFAAQMAGGFDEKAGGAQMGVMQGPMGPMGPRGPPGPSGAPGPQGFQGNPGETGEPGPAGPLGPHGPPGPSGKPGSDGEAGKPGKAGERGPAGPQGARGFPGTPGLPGIKGHRGHPGLDGAKGEGGAAGAKGEGGAPGENGASGPMGPRGLPGERGRPGPSGSAGARGNDGLPGPAGPPGPVGPAGAPGFPGSPGAKGEAGPTGARGTEGAQGPRGEAGTPGSPGPAGASGNPGTDGIPGAKGSSGASGIAGAPGFPGPRGPPGPQGATGPLGPKGQSGDPGIPGFKGEAGPKGELGPIGPHGAPGPAGEEGKRGARGEPGAAGPLGPPGERGAPGNRGFPGQDGLAGSKGAPGDRGVPGVGGPKGGTGDPGRTGEPGLPGARGLTGRPGDAGPQGKVGPGGAAGEDGRPGPPGPQGARGQPGVMGFPGPKGANGEPGKAGEKGLVGRQGLIGLAGKDGETGAAGPLGPPGPAGERGEQGAAGPSGFQGLPGPAGPPGEGGKPGDAGVPGEAGAAGATGPRGERGFPGERGGAGPQGLQGPRGLPGTPGSDGPKGAIGPAGGAGAQGPPGLQGMPGERGAGGISGAKGDRGDNGEKGPEGASGKDGSRGLSGPIGPPGPAGPNGIKGEGGPSGPTGAAGARGAPGDRGEGGPPGPAGFAGPPGADGQPGAKGELGEAGQKGDGGAHGPQGPSGAPGPVGPTGVSGPKGARGAQGASGATGFPGAAGRVGSPGPNGNPGAAGPAGPAGKDGPKGVRGDSGTPGRQGDAGLRGAAGAPGEKGDAGGDGLPGPDGPSGPQGLAGTRGIVGLPGQRGERGFPGLPGPSGEPGKQGAPGAGGDRGPPGPVGPPGLSGPSGEPGREGNAGSDGPPGRDGSTGVKGERGNTGPAGAPGAPGAPGAPGPVGPLGKQGDRGEGGAQGPAGPAGPAGARGMAGPQGPRGDKGEAGETGERGQKGHRGFTGLQGLPGPPGSAGDQGAAGPAGPSGAKGPPGPVGPAGKDGSNGQPGPLGPPGPRGRSGETGPAGPPGNPGPPGPPGPPGPGIDMSAFAGLSQPEKSPDPLRYMRADEASSSLRQHDVEVDSTLKSLNNQIENLRSPDGSQKNPARTCRDLKLCHPEWKSGDYWVDPNIGSTADAIKVFCNMETGETCVYPSIANVPQKNWWTSKSNDRKHVWFGETMNGGFHFSYAEDGTNAASIQLTFLRLLSTEASQSLTYHCKNSVAYMDTSTGNLKKALLLQGSNDVEIRAEGNSRFTYSVVEDGCKKHTGQWGKTVFEYKTQKTSRLPIVDIAPMDIGGADQEFGVDVGTVCFL, encoded by the exons ATGTTCAGCTTTGTGGATTCACGGACTGTTCTGCTACTTGTAGCATCCCAAGTTGTTTTACTATCCATTGTCAGATGTCAGGAAGAGGATGACC ACGTGGTGATTGGTGCTAAG GGCCAGAAGGGGGAACCCGGCGAGATTGCAGAT GTTGTAGGAGCAAATGGACCAGCAGGCCCTATG GGCCCCTCAGGCGAGCAGGGACCTCGTGGATCAGCCGGAGCTAAGGGTGATAAG GGAAATGTTGGCCCCAGAGGCAGAGATGGCGAGCCTGGCACCCCAGGGAACCCCGGACCCCCTGGCCCACCCGGACCTAACGGACCTGCAGGCCTTGGCGGG AACTTTGCTGCTCAGATGGCTGGTGGATTCGATGAGAAAGCTGGAGGTGCACAGATGGGAGTGATGCAAGGACCTATG GGCCCTATGGGTCCCCGTGGTCCCCCTGGCCCTTCTGGAGCCCCT GGCCCACAAGGTTTCCAAGGTAAccctggagagactggagagccaggcccagcT GGCCCACTGGGACCACACGGACCACCCGGACCTTCTGGCAAACCAGGAAGTGAT GGTGAGGCTGGCAAACCTGGAAAGGCTGGTGAGCGTGGACCTGCAGGACCTCAG GGAGCTCGTGGATTCCCCGGAACTCCTGGTCTTCCTGGAATCAAAGGACACAGG ggTCACCCTGGTCTGGATGGAGCTAAGGGAGAAGGCGGTGCTGCTGGAGCCAAG GGTGAGGGTGGTGCTCCCGGAGAGAACGGCGCGTCTGGACCAATG GGACCACGTGGTCTGCCTGGCGAGAGAGGCCGTCCCGGACCTTCTGGCTCTGCT GGTGCCCGAGGTAATGATGGCTTGCCTGGCCCTGCTGGTCCTCCC GGGCCTGTTGGGCCTGCTGGAGCACCCGGTTTCCCTGGATCCCCAGGAGCCAAG GGAGAAGCTGGCCCCACTGGTGCACGTGGAACTGAGGGCGCACAGGGACCCCGTGGAGAGGCTGGTACACCCGGATCTCCTGGACCCGCTGGTGCCTCT GGCAACCCTGGTACTGATGGTATCCCTGGAGCTAAAGGATCTTCT GGCGCTTCTGGAATTGCTGGTGCACCTGGTTTCCCCGGACCCCGTGGCCCCCCCGGACCTCAGGGAGCAACAGGACCTCTTGGACCCAAGGGACAGTCT GGAGACCCCGGTATTCCTGGCTTCAAAGGAGAGGCTGGTCCCAAGGGAGAGCTT GGCCCTATAGGTCCCCATGGCGCCCCTGGCCCCGCTGGCGAGGAGGGCAAGAGAGGAGCAAGAGGAGAGCCCGGTGCTGCTGGACCACTTGGACCTCCTGGCGAGAGA GGAGCTCCCGGTAACCGTGGTTTCCCAGGTCAGGATGGTCTTGCTGGTTCTAAG GGAGCCCCTGGTGACCGTGGTGTTCCCGGTGTGGGTGGGCCTAAGGGAGGCACTGGTGACCCCGGCCGCACAGGAGAGCCTGGTCTTCCTGGAGCCAGA GGTCTCACTGGTCGCCCTGGAGATGCTGGTCCTCAAGGCAAAGTTGGTCCTGGT GGTGCTGCTGGTGAGGATGGTCGCCCCGGCCCACCTGGTCCTCAGGGAGCCCGTGGCCAGCCTGGTGTGATGGGATTCCCCGGACCAAAGGGAGCCAAT GGTGAGCCTGGCAAGGCAGGAGAGAAGGGTCTTGTGGGTCGTCAAGGTCTGATC GGTCTGGCTGGTAAAGATGGTGAGACTGGTGCTGCTGGACCTCTTGGCCCTCCT GGAcctgctggagagagaggagagcaaggaGCTGCTGGACCTTCAGGCTTCCAG GGTCTGCCCGGACCTGCTGGCCCCCCAGGAGAGGGAGGCAAGCCTGGTGATGCG ggtgTTCCTGGAGaggctggtgctgctggtgctacAGGACCTAGA GGCGAGCGTGGTTTCCCTGGTGAGAGAGGCGGTGCTGGACCTCAGGGTCTGCAGGGACCTCGTGGACTCCCTGGAACTCCTGGAAGTGATGGACCGAAG GGAGCCATTGGGCCAGCTGGTGGTGCTGGAGCTCAGGGACCCCCAGGTCTGCAGGGTATGccaggagagaggggagctggTGGAATCTCCGGCGCCAAGGGTGACAGA GGTGACAATGGAGAGAAAGGACCTGAGGGCGCTTCTGGAAAAGACGGTTCTAGA ggTTTGAGTGGTCCCATTGGTCCTCCTGGCCCAGCTGGTCCCAATGGCATAAAG gGTGAGGGTGGACCTTCTGGCCCAACTGGAGCTGCTGGTGCCCGTGGTGCTCCT GGTGACCGTGGTGAGGGTGGTCCCCCCGGGCCTGCTGGCTTCGCTGGGCCACCT GGTGCTGATGGTCAGCCTGGAGCCAAGGGAGAGTTAGGCGAGGCTGGACAGAAGGGAGATGGTGGTGCCCATGGACCTCAAGGACCCTCTGGGGCCCCTGGACCTGTG GGTCCCACTGGTGTTTCTGGACCTAAAGGAGCTCGTGGTGCCCAGGGGGCTTCT GGTGCTACTGGTTTCCCTGGTGCTGCTGGAAGAGTTGGTTCTCCCGGGCCTAAC GGTAACCCTGGTGCTGCTGGCCCCGCTGGTCCTGCTGGTAAAGACGGTCCTAAGGGAGTTCGTGGTGACTCTGGAACCCCAGGAAGACAGGGAGACGCTGGGCTGCGTGGAGCTGCTGGAGCCCCTGGCGAGAAGGGAGATGCTGGAGGGGATGGTCTCCCT GGTCCCGATGGTCCTTCAGGTCCCCAGGGTCTGGCTGGGACACGTGGTATTGTTGGTCTGCCTGGGCAGCGTGGAGAGAGGGGCTTCCCTGGCCTTCCTGGTCCTTCT GGAGAGCCCGGTAAGCAGGGAGCTCCTGGTGCTGGTGGTGACCGTGGACCCCCTGGGCCTGTGGGGCCTCCTGGACTGTCTGGACCTTCTGGCGAGCCCGGAAGAGAG GGCAACGCTGGATCTGATGGGCCCCCTGGTAGAGATGGATCCACCGGAGTCAAG GGTGAGCGTGGTAACACTGGTCCTGCAGGTGCACCTGGCGCCCCTGGCGCTCCCGGTGCCCCCGGCCCTGTCGGCCCCCTGGGCaagcagggagacagaggagaggga GGTGCTCAAGGGCCTGCCGGACCCGCTGGGCCAGCTGGCGCTAGAGGAATGGCT GGACCCCAAGGACCCCGTGGAGACAAGGGAGAGGCTggcgagacaggagagaggggacagaaggGACACCGTGGCTTCACCGGTCTGCAGGGTCTTCCCGGACCTCCA GGCTCCGCTGGAGACCAAGGAGCTGCTGGACCTGCCGGACCTAGTGGTGCTAAG ggaccccctgGCCCAGTCGGCCCCGCTGGTAAGGATGGATCTAACGGTCAGCCTGGACCCCTCGGACCCCCTGGACCTCGTGGTCGTTCTGGAGAAACTGGCCCTGCT ggtCCACCTGGTAACCCCGGACCCCCTGGTCCTCCTGGTCCTCCCGGCCCTGGCATCGACATGTCTGCCTTTGCTGGCCTGTCTCAGCCTGAGAAGTCTCCGGATCCCCTGAGGTACATGAGAGCTGATGAGGCGTCCAGCTCCCTGAGGCAGCACGACGTGGAGGTGGACTCCACACTCAAGTCCCTCAACAACCAGATCGAGAACCTGCGCAGCCCTGATGGTAGCCAGAAGAACCCTGCCCGCACCTGCAGAGACCTCAAACTGTGCCACCCAGAGTGGAAGAGCG GTGACTACTGGGTGGATCCTAACATTGGTAGCACAGCTGATGCCATCAAGGTCTTCTGCAACATGGAGACTGGCGAGACCTGTGTGTACCCCAGCATAGCCAACGTGCCTCAAAAGAACTGGTGGACAAGCAAGAGCAACGACCGCAAACATGTCTGGTTCGGAGAGACCATGAATGGAGGATTCCAC TTCAGCTACGCTGAGGACGGTACCAACGCTGCCAGTATCCAGCTGACCTTCCTGAGGCTGCTGTCCACGGAAGCGTCTCAGAGCCTCACCTACCACTGCAAGAACAGCGTGGCCTATATGGACACATCCACGGGCAACCTGAAGAAGGCTCTGCTGCTCCAGGGCTCCAACGACGTGGAGATCAGAGCTGAGGGAAACAGCCGCTTCACCTACAGCGTTGTGGAGGATGGCTGCAAG aaacacacaggccAGTGGGGAAAGACTGTCTTCGAGTACAAAACACAGAAGACCTCCCGTCTGCCCATCGTGGACATTGCTCCCATGGACATTGGAGGAGCGGACCAGGAGTTCGGTGTGGATGTGGGAACAGTCTGCTTCTTGTAA